The genomic region CCAAGTTGACTTATGCGAACTTGGATGCCCTCTCTGAAGACACGGCGGCCTTCATGCACCGCCAGTCCAACCTCCAGGACGATGCCCGAGTGGACTGGGTTAACGCCGCCTTTAACGATGGGAATGTGATCGCTGGTTTGACCAGCAAGCTCATCGGCGAAGGGGCCCACACCGAGGCTAAAGTGGCGGCCTTTACCAACCGTAAGCAGGTGCAGGGCTTTAACACCGAATTGATTAACACCGGCCGTCATACCATTGCCCATATTTTCCAACGAGGGGTTATCTTAAACTCTTCTAGCCTGATTTTTAACGGTATCGGCCGTATTATCAAGGGGGCCAAGGGTTCCGATGGTCAGCAGGAATCACGGGTATTGATGCTTTCTCGCCGTGGTCGTGGTGAGGCCAATCCCTTGCTGCTGATTGACGAAAACGACGTGACCGCTGGTCACGCCGCCTCAGTTGGTCAGGTTGACGATGAGCAGTTGTACTACCTGATGAGTCGGGGTCTGACCCAGCAAGTCGCCCGCAAGTTAGTTATCCGTGGTTTCATTGGTGAAATTTTGGCCAAGATTCCCGACCCACAAACCCGGCAGGATCTCGTGAACCAAATCGAAAGAAAACTTGCCCATGAAAACGTATAAAAATGATTTCGACATTTTAAAAACTAAGGTCAATGGCCAGCCGCTGACCTACCTAGATAGTGGGGCGACTAGTCAAAAGCCCCGGCAGGTGATTGAGGCTTTGGCGGATTATTATGAGCATGACAATGCCAATATCCACCGTGGGATTTACACCCTGTCACAGCGGGCAACTGACCACTATGAAGCGGCCCGGGATAAGGTCCAGCACTTTATTCATGCTGCTGACCGCCGTAGTATTATTTTCACCCGGTCGACGACTGAATCCTTAAACTGGTTGGCCCAGTCCTATGGGCCCGCTAATTTAAAGGTCGGCGATGAAATTTTGCTAACCTACATGGAGCATCACTCCAATATCGTGCCCTGGCAGGTGCTGGCTCAAAAGGTCGGGGCCAAGCTGAAGTACGTGGCCCTGGACGACCAAGGCTTCTTGGACCTGGATGACTTAAAGCGCCAGCTGTCCGATAAAACCAAGTTGGTGACTTTGACCCAGCTGTCCAATGTTTTGGGGGTTAAAACCCCAGTCAAGGAAGTGGTCAAGGCCGCTCATGCGGTTGGTGCCAAGGTAATCTTGGATGGTGCTCAAGGAGCGCCCCACATGCCGGTGGATGTAACTGACCTAGATGTTGATTTCTATGCCTTTTCGGGTCACAAGATGATGGGGCCAACCGGGATTGGTGTCCTCTATGGCCGCTTGGAACTCTTGGACCAGATGCCACCGGCCCAGTACGGTGGCGAAATGATTGAGCGGGTTGGTTTGTACGAGTCAACTTATACTGAATTGCCAGAACGTTTTGAAGCGGGGACACCCAACATTGCCGGGGCCATTGGC from Leuconostocaceae bacterium ESL0723 harbors:
- the sufD gene encoding Fe-S cluster assembly protein SufD, which gives rise to MNQEVIEQLPLPEFAKVRYRPWHLEDLDAGQGSSHNPHFAHDGQTGAEIAGQAVAFHHLSEELHEAGVIVTNIQSAREEYPDLVDQVLGKVVDPGRDRLTAANFDQFNTGLFVYIPAGVTVKPVLHLYLDHLAENGDMAAHNLVYVGRDSEATILQETHTVGEGTSKVSIVTEVLAARNAKLTYANLDALSEDTAAFMHRQSNLQDDARVDWVNAAFNDGNVIAGLTSKLIGEGAHTEAKVAAFTNRKQVQGFNTELINTGRHTIAHIFQRGVILNSSSLIFNGIGRIIKGAKGSDGQQESRVLMLSRRGRGEANPLLLIDENDVTAGHAASVGQVDDEQLYYLMSRGLTQQVARKLVIRGFIGEILAKIPDPQTRQDLVNQIERKLAHENV
- a CDS encoding cysteine desulfurase, which gives rise to MKTYKNDFDILKTKVNGQPLTYLDSGATSQKPRQVIEALADYYEHDNANIHRGIYTLSQRATDHYEAARDKVQHFIHAADRRSIIFTRSTTESLNWLAQSYGPANLKVGDEILLTYMEHHSNIVPWQVLAQKVGAKLKYVALDDQGFLDLDDLKRQLSDKTKLVTLTQLSNVLGVKTPVKEVVKAAHAVGAKVILDGAQGAPHMPVDVTDLDVDFYAFSGHKMMGPTGIGVLYGRLELLDQMPPAQYGGEMIERVGLYESTYTELPERFEAGTPNIAGAIGLGVAVDYLQSVGMDTVEAHEAELMAYAMDKLQAIDGLTIYGPKDPKQHHAVIAFNLAGVHPHDVATILDQSGVEVRAGHHCAQPLMDYLGVTATVRASFYLYNDLADIDRLVDALKVAQEYFAYE